In a genomic window of Passer domesticus isolate bPasDom1 chromosome 3, bPasDom1.hap1, whole genome shotgun sequence:
- the ABRACL gene encoding costars family protein ABRACL: MNVEHEISLLVEEIRRLGTKNADGQVSVKFGVLFADEKCANLFEALVGTLKAAKRRKIVTYQGELLLQGVHDNVDIMLLQD, translated from the exons ATGAATGTGGAACATGAAATTAGCCTCTTAGTTGAGGAGATTCGGCGGCTGGGAACCAAAA ATGCTGACGGACAAGTGAGCGTGAAATTTGGCGTGCTGTTTGCTGATGAGAAGTGTGCCAACCTCTTTGAAGCCCTGGTGGGAACGCTTAAGGCGGCAAAACGGCGCAAGATCGTCACTTACCAAGGAGAGCTGCTTTTACAGGGTGTTCATGACAACGTGGATATCATGCTGCTGCAGGACTGA